In one Saccharibacillus brassicae genomic region, the following are encoded:
- a CDS encoding PH domain-containing protein, whose protein sequence is MSGPKRMSPLYVVFAMLKVLRGLVPFVVIFGVQVVARGEITPAVYWIAGGGLLLLLLSGVLEIFGWKRFTYEEESDRITIRKGLIQRSEKIIYYSRIHSVSQEQPLIQRLLGVVQLKIETPGGSEGDAVLPVLPRREAERLQRALNERAAADPAAGDPADTPDQDVRLEAGGPGAAGAEGFAPPDAQAPEAGPAEGGLPAPERPAAAAGRPRTAEPVLLYRLGPGRLFLAALTELNLGLAVAFVAGIASFADDLLPDAWMNTLVTNAQAYLTGIRAILIIAAASLLFAWMLSLVLFIVKFAGFSLYRDGERLSIRYGLLERKQFLFDPARVQAVTVREGWLRQLLGYAHVEVNVVSSSSEKETPALHPFIPRSQIANLLERTVPQFAFAGAELRPPKRALWGYIRTGLILTAIAAAALIYFFPHAGRWALLLIPIALGLDYWSFRSSGAALDGQRLTIVNRGIAKQTHCTLKRHIVAFHISGSRWQRGGEMLNVKAHLLGGSGGSSIGVARLKQADAQRLYEWYSRKRSEPLL, encoded by the coding sequence ATGAGCGGGCCGAAGCGGATGTCGCCGCTGTACGTCGTATTCGCCATGCTGAAGGTGCTGCGCGGCCTTGTGCCGTTCGTCGTCATCTTCGGCGTCCAGGTCGTCGCGAGAGGCGAAATCACGCCGGCGGTGTACTGGATCGCCGGCGGCGGCCTGCTGCTGCTTCTGCTGTCGGGCGTGCTGGAGATCTTCGGCTGGAAGCGATTCACGTACGAAGAAGAAAGCGACCGGATCACGATCCGCAAAGGGCTGATCCAGCGCAGCGAGAAGATCATCTACTACTCGCGCATTCACTCCGTCAGCCAGGAGCAGCCGCTGATCCAGCGCTTGCTCGGCGTCGTGCAGCTGAAGATCGAGACGCCCGGCGGAAGCGAAGGCGACGCCGTGCTGCCGGTGCTGCCGCGGCGCGAGGCCGAGCGCCTGCAGCGCGCGCTGAATGAGCGCGCCGCCGCCGATCCGGCGGCAGGCGATCCGGCCGATACGCCGGATCAAGACGTCCGCCTCGAAGCAGGCGGACCGGGTGCGGCCGGCGCGGAAGGCTTCGCCCCGCCGGACGCACAAGCGCCGGAAGCCGGCCCGGCCGAAGGCGGGCTTCCGGCGCCGGAGCGGCCGGCCGCCGCTGCCGGGCGGCCAAGAACGGCCGAGCCGGTGCTGCTCTACCGGCTCGGCCCGGGCCGCCTGTTCCTGGCGGCGCTGACCGAATTGAATCTCGGTCTGGCTGTCGCTTTCGTGGCGGGCATCGCCTCGTTCGCCGACGATCTGCTGCCGGACGCCTGGATGAACACGCTTGTCACGAACGCCCAGGCGTATCTGACCGGCATCCGGGCGATTCTGATCATCGCGGCCGCCTCGCTGCTGTTCGCATGGATGCTGTCGCTCGTGCTGTTCATCGTCAAGTTCGCGGGCTTCTCGCTCTACCGCGACGGCGAACGGCTGTCGATCCGCTACGGACTGCTCGAACGCAAGCAGTTTCTGTTCGATCCGGCCCGGGTACAGGCCGTCACGGTGAGAGAAGGCTGGCTGCGCCAACTGCTCGGCTACGCGCACGTCGAGGTCAACGTCGTGTCTTCATCGTCGGAAAAAGAAACCCCGGCGCTGCATCCGTTTATTCCGCGGTCGCAGATCGCGAACCTGCTGGAGCGCACCGTGCCGCAGTTCGCTTTCGCCGGAGCGGAACTCCGGCCGCCCAAGCGCGCCCTGTGGGGCTATATCCGCACCGGCCTGATCCTGACGGCAATTGCGGCGGCCGCCCTGATCTATTTCTTCCCGCACGCCGGAAGATGGGCGCTGCTGCTTATTCCGATCGCGCTGGGGCTCGATTATTGGAGCTTCCGTTCAAGCGGGGCGGCTCTGGACGGACAGCGGCTGACGATCGTCAACCGCGGCATCGCCAAGCAGACGCACTGCACCCTGAAACGGCATATCGTCGCTTTTCACATCAGCGGCAGCCGATGGCAGCGCGGCGGGGAGATGCTGAACGTCAAAGCCCATCTGCTCGGCGGGTCCGGCGGGTCTTCAATCGGCGTAGCCCGGTTGAAGCAGGCTGACGCGCAGCGCCTGTATGAATGGTACAGCAGGAAGCGCAGCGAACCTCTTTTATGA
- a CDS encoding PH domain-containing protein, with the protein MTWPKNTDTLGRMEGSMMELNEEHEAQEGRKEDRFRRLHPDWIAASRLGSAYFYAIPLLIALALTVLGAVFDWTWLPLWIGGLVTLGFALLFAFAVFRVPVILYRRFGFAVFEEEIEIRKGLFIITETLIPMTKVQHVELEHGPILRKYGLAELKIVTAATTHSIAGLKAEEAEQLKSSIGELARRTEE; encoded by the coding sequence TTGACTTGGCCGAAAAATACCGATACGCTGGGACGTATGGAGGGATCGATGATGGAGCTGAACGAAGAACACGAAGCACAAGAAGGAAGAAAGGAAGACCGGTTCAGGCGCCTGCATCCGGACTGGATCGCGGCTTCGCGGCTCGGCAGCGCTTATTTCTACGCGATTCCGCTGCTGATCGCGCTCGCGCTGACCGTGCTTGGCGCCGTTTTCGACTGGACGTGGCTGCCGCTGTGGATCGGGGGGCTTGTGACGCTCGGCTTTGCGCTCCTGTTCGCGTTCGCGGTATTCCGGGTGCCGGTCATTTTATATCGGCGATTCGGTTTTGCCGTGTTTGAGGAAGAGATCGAAATCCGCAAAGGGCTGTTCATCATCACCGAGACGCTGATTCCGATGACCAAAGTGCAGCATGTGGAATTGGAACACGGTCCGATTTTGCGCAAATACGGACTGGCCGAACTGAAGATCGTCACCGCGGCGACGACGCATTCGATCGCGGGCCTCAAAGCGGAAGAAGCCGAGCAGCTCAAAAGTTCGATCGGCGAATTGGCGCGGAGGACCGAAGAATGA
- a CDS encoding hemolysin family protein, with the protein MVVLLVGLNGFFVAAEFAMVRIRESRIATLADAGSKRAGFAKSMVNNLDAYLSACQLGITLASLGLGWIGEPAVASFLRPLFHALGWTNEVAIHGTAVAIAFVLITVLHIVIGELAPKSMAIRKPESVAMIAAAPMVLFYKTMFPFIWVLNGMANALLRVLKIEPASELDSAHTEEEIRILVKESNKNGLIDNTEMALVDNIFEFADTTAREVMIPRTEMICLYTNVSREENLETAYDGMRTRYPVCEQDKDHIIGFIHIKDLMRSPEADYDSLIRPIIAVPESIRISELMKLMQRSRTQIAMLVDEYGGTAGLVTLEDIMEEIVGEIQDEFDEEERPETEQAGEFSYSIDGMMLIEDVNNQFGFELNFDDYDTIGGWLYARIDELPPQKGQSVDHEGCTFIVDETEQKRISRVRILKPLPEADRMPEREDCAEDAPVDGAPDAPNEAREPEDNFETEPVAALAAKRIEAGA; encoded by the coding sequence ATGGTCGTGCTGCTTGTCGGGTTGAACGGATTTTTCGTGGCGGCGGAATTCGCGATGGTCCGGATCCGGGAGAGCCGGATCGCCACGCTGGCGGACGCCGGAAGCAAACGTGCCGGATTCGCCAAAAGCATGGTCAACAATCTGGACGCTTACTTGTCCGCGTGCCAGCTCGGCATTACGCTCGCTTCGCTCGGACTCGGCTGGATCGGGGAACCGGCGGTCGCATCGTTTTTGCGCCCGCTGTTCCACGCTCTGGGCTGGACCAACGAAGTGGCGATTCACGGCACGGCCGTAGCGATCGCGTTCGTGCTTATCACGGTGCTGCATATCGTGATCGGGGAATTGGCCCCGAAATCGATGGCGATCCGCAAGCCGGAATCGGTAGCGATGATCGCGGCCGCTCCGATGGTGCTGTTCTACAAAACGATGTTTCCGTTTATCTGGGTATTGAACGGGATGGCGAACGCGCTGCTGCGCGTGCTGAAGATCGAACCGGCGTCGGAGCTCGACTCGGCGCATACCGAAGAAGAAATCCGGATTCTGGTCAAAGAAAGCAACAAGAACGGGCTGATCGACAATACGGAGATGGCGCTCGTCGACAACATTTTCGAGTTTGCCGACACGACGGCGCGGGAAGTCATGATTCCGCGGACCGAGATGATCTGTCTGTACACGAATGTGTCGCGCGAAGAAAACCTGGAGACGGCTTACGACGGCATGCGGACGCGGTATCCGGTCTGCGAGCAGGATAAAGACCATATTATCGGCTTTATCCATATCAAAGACCTGATGCGTTCGCCGGAAGCCGATTACGACAGCCTGATCCGTCCGATCATCGCGGTGCCGGAATCGATCCGCATCAGCGAGCTGATGAAGTTGATGCAGCGCAGCCGCACGCAGATCGCGATGCTCGTCGACGAATACGGCGGTACCGCCGGTCTGGTCACGCTCGAAGACATCATGGAAGAGATCGTCGGCGAAATTCAGGACGAATTCGACGAAGAAGAACGTCCGGAGACGGAACAAGCCGGCGAGTTCAGTTATTCGATCGACGGCATGATGCTGATCGAAGACGTGAATAACCAGTTCGGCTTCGAACTGAACTTCGACGATTACGACACGATCGGCGGCTGGCTGTACGCGAGAATCGACGAACTGCCGCCGCAAAAAGGCCAGTCGGTCGATCATGAAGGCTGCACGTTTATCGTCGACGAGACGGAGCAGAAGCGGATCTCGCGCGTGCGAATCCTGAAGCCGCTGCCCGAAGCCGACCGGATGCCGGAGCGCGAAGACTGCGCCGAAGACGCGCCGGTCGACGGGGCACCGGACGCGCCGAACGAAGCGCGGGAACCGGAAGACAACTTCGAAACGGAACCCGTGGCGGCCCTTGCGGCCAAACGGATCGAAGCGGGAGCCTGA
- a CDS encoding class I SAM-dependent methyltransferase, with protein sequence MNNEENPKQDRHPGEDREHGQGDGQERNPDSDRASGEGEEATKAAASNPFNEEAWNRETYEAWVQRFGTPEEAAGRIARQPLKSLSVLGETIGDPAGLRIMNLMGSNGSKAVALALLGASVTVADFSPGNRRYALELAASAGVPLAYLVSDVLKLDTTDLAGTFDVVVAEMGILHYFTDLAPFMNLAHTLLAPGGRFVLRDFHPVSTKLISSRGTTAKIRKHKVDGDYFDSTLEEQDASFAKYAEGETAKVRLRKWNLGEIVTAAAQSGLIVSSLTEEPNLSGDSFDKGIPKTFTLISHKYSDKLS encoded by the coding sequence ATGAACAACGAAGAGAACCCTAAGCAGGACCGCCATCCGGGCGAAGACCGGGAACACGGCCAAGGCGACGGCCAAGAACGCAATCCGGATTCCGATCGCGCCAGCGGAGAGGGAGAAGAGGCGACGAAGGCGGCGGCGTCGAATCCTTTTAACGAAGAAGCGTGGAATCGGGAGACTTACGAAGCGTGGGTGCAGCGGTTCGGAACGCCCGAAGAAGCCGCCGGGCGGATTGCCCGGCAGCCGCTCAAGTCGCTGTCGGTGCTGGGCGAGACGATCGGCGATCCGGCAGGCCTGCGGATCATGAACCTGATGGGCTCGAACGGCAGCAAAGCGGTCGCGCTCGCGCTGCTCGGCGCTTCCGTCACCGTGGCCGACTTCTCGCCGGGCAACCGCCGGTACGCGCTCGAACTGGCAGCGTCCGCCGGAGTGCCGCTTGCGTATCTCGTCTCCGACGTGCTGAAGCTCGACACGACGGATTTGGCCGGCACGTTCGACGTCGTGGTCGCGGAGATGGGCATTTTGCATTACTTCACCGACCTTGCGCCGTTCATGAACCTTGCCCATACGCTGCTCGCGCCGGGCGGACGCTTCGTGCTGCGCGATTTCCACCCGGTCTCGACCAAGCTGATCTCGTCCCGGGGCACGACGGCAAAGATTCGCAAGCACAAAGTGGACGGCGATTATTTCGACTCGACGCTGGAAGAACAGGATGCTTCTTTTGCCAAATATGCGGAAGGCGAGACCGCCAAAGTGCGGCTGCGCAAATGGAATCTGGGCGAAATCGTCACGGCGGCCGCGCAGAGCGGACTGATCGTGTCGAGCCTGACCGAAGAACCGAATCTGTCGGGAGACAGCTTCGACAAAGGCATTCCCAAAACATTTACCTTAATTTCGCATAAATATTCAGACAAACTGTCGTAA
- a CDS encoding DUF6892 domain-containing protein, which translates to MTKLQDLLRTDPDEEPFELSQRLLTRLQGFVPEPEGRELIEASFEWVDDFELEEEAQKRVDEQINEAWSMFVLLTAEERVWFYDKMLAVLEKETFCEPESARKTAKLAELFALRKASLESSYALRGELRLNHGRVLSLLGRWVGQAAALAPDAPVRQGLSRAAAAVFEIYFNHPHYMDDDDLRSEAAGLLPELIRAFYPACSPLHVYLLGYHDRYMVELAELIDFYMKLELPKERKGKAYLGLAKAFMGEGAPALERGIGPVLDILAQRMPAWTDAQFDEFIDTFVYYPLLRQPLLQIARSPDRRLVLDLVAGQNRQTDLERQAAQTLREANRVVARIAADTMPSGEGGVQFRDFNFKLSVIEELMYKQQVLQPRFDIGVFVQEYALREISIAAEGDRPIPEIREYFERLVLTEQDLAHVTKLVVAGGQQVHHQIVPFGSGEDGYFDVHSLEDLCHLPNLRVLQAIGLLKADPSPAIERGLILIQE; encoded by the coding sequence ATGACCAAGCTCCAAGACCTGCTTCGGACCGACCCCGACGAGGAGCCTTTCGAACTTTCGCAGCGGTTGTTGACCCGGCTTCAGGGCTTTGTGCCCGAACCGGAAGGACGCGAGCTGATCGAAGCTTCTTTTGAATGGGTGGACGATTTCGAGCTTGAGGAAGAAGCCCAAAAACGCGTGGACGAACAGATCAACGAAGCCTGGTCGATGTTCGTTCTGCTAACCGCCGAGGAACGCGTCTGGTTCTACGATAAGATGCTGGCCGTATTGGAAAAAGAAACGTTCTGCGAGCCCGAATCGGCGCGCAAAACGGCCAAACTGGCCGAATTGTTTGCGCTGCGCAAAGCTTCGCTGGAAAGTTCGTACGCGCTGCGGGGCGAACTGCGCCTCAACCACGGACGCGTGCTGTCTTTGCTTGGCCGGTGGGTCGGGCAGGCGGCGGCGCTTGCGCCCGACGCTCCTGTTCGTCAGGGGCTTTCGCGCGCCGCAGCAGCGGTGTTCGAAATTTATTTTAACCATCCGCATTACATGGACGACGACGATCTGCGCAGCGAAGCGGCCGGGCTGCTGCCGGAGCTGATCCGCGCTTTTTATCCGGCCTGCAGTCCCTTGCATGTCTACCTGCTCGGCTATCATGACCGTTACATGGTCGAACTTGCCGAACTGATCGACTTTTACATGAAGCTGGAACTTCCCAAAGAACGCAAAGGCAAAGCGTATCTCGGCCTGGCAAAAGCGTTCATGGGAGAAGGCGCGCCGGCTCTGGAACGGGGCATCGGGCCGGTGCTCGACATTCTCGCGCAGCGCATGCCGGCGTGGACGGACGCGCAGTTCGACGAGTTTATCGACACGTTCGTCTATTATCCGCTGCTTCGGCAGCCGCTGCTCCAGATTGCGCGTTCGCCGGATCGCCGTCTGGTGCTGGACCTTGTCGCCGGGCAGAACCGGCAGACCGACCTCGAACGCCAAGCGGCGCAGACGCTTCGGGAAGCCAACCGGGTCGTGGCCCGCATCGCGGCCGATACGATGCCAAGCGGCGAAGGCGGGGTACAGTTCCGCGATTTCAACTTCAAGCTGTCGGTGATCGAAGAATTGATGTACAAGCAGCAGGTGCTGCAGCCCCGCTTCGATATCGGCGTATTCGTGCAGGAATACGCGCTGCGCGAAATTTCGATTGCGGCGGAAGGCGACCGCCCGATTCCCGAAATCCGGGAATATTTCGAACGGCTCGTTCTGACGGAGCAGGATCTCGCCCACGTGACCAAGTTGGTCGTTGCCGGCGGGCAGCAGGTGCACCACCAGATCGTGCCGTTCGGCAGCGGGGAAGACGGATATTTCGACGTGCATTCGCTCGAAGATCTGTGCCATCTGCCCAATCTGCGCGTGTTGCAGGCAATCGGCCTGCTCAAGGCCGATCCGTCGCCGGCGATCGAACGCGGGCTCATTTTGATACAGGAATAG
- a CDS encoding alpha-L-fucosidase, which produces MNLHEIAQIAPSPRQLNWQRLEFYGFIHFGMNTMTGREWGEGHEDPALFDPDRLNADEWAALLQASGMRAVILTCKHHDGFCLWPSRHSAHTVANAPWKGGRGDLVREVSDACRRRGLKFGVYLSPWDRTESRYGEGAPYDDFYVNQLEELLTGYGEVACVWLDGANGEGPSGRRQQYDWDRYYDTVRRLQPDCVISVCGPDIRWVGNEAGETRAEEWSVVPAPLRDAEKTAEKSQQADDGAFSRSFESMEADLGSRQAIAAYDGDWVWYPAEVNTSIRPGWFYHAEEDDRVRGADELFRIYVNAVGGNATFLLNVPPNARGEIAAPDRAALLGLGERIARLQDDSLMRGAAFAVSGRAGAEDGLPAAVADLSPLSAGAAVDASARAAGSGIFPWKPAAGEAEPWVEWSLPHAKSIDAVSLGEHLPAGQRIEQFEIRAWTETEPDLAEGAARDEERPAGTWVTVAQGSVVGYRRIVRFAPVLTAKLRVVFTGYREFPTLSHVQAHSLEANE; this is translated from the coding sequence ATGAACCTGCACGAAATCGCGCAAATCGCACCTTCGCCGCGGCAGTTGAACTGGCAGCGGCTCGAATTTTACGGATTCATCCATTTCGGCATGAACACGATGACCGGGCGGGAATGGGGAGAAGGGCATGAAGATCCGGCGCTGTTCGATCCCGATCGGCTGAACGCGGACGAATGGGCGGCGCTGCTCCAAGCTTCCGGCATGCGCGCGGTCATTCTGACCTGCAAGCATCACGACGGATTCTGCCTGTGGCCGAGCCGCCATTCGGCGCATACGGTAGCGAACGCGCCGTGGAAGGGCGGCCGGGGCGATCTCGTGCGCGAAGTCTCGGACGCCTGCCGGCGCCGCGGCTTGAAGTTCGGCGTCTACCTGTCGCCGTGGGACCGCACGGAGAGCCGCTACGGGGAAGGCGCGCCGTACGACGACTTCTACGTGAACCAGCTTGAAGAACTGCTGACCGGCTACGGCGAGGTCGCCTGCGTCTGGCTCGACGGAGCGAACGGCGAAGGACCGAGCGGCAGGCGTCAGCAGTACGATTGGGACCGCTACTACGACACGGTGCGGCGGCTTCAGCCGGACTGCGTCATCAGCGTCTGCGGGCCGGATATCCGCTGGGTCGGCAACGAAGCGGGCGAGACGCGCGCCGAAGAATGGAGCGTCGTGCCGGCCCCGCTGCGGGACGCCGAGAAGACGGCGGAGAAGTCGCAGCAGGCCGACGACGGCGCTTTCTCGCGATCTTTCGAGTCGATGGAAGCGGATCTGGGCAGCCGGCAGGCGATCGCCGCGTACGACGGAGACTGGGTCTGGTATCCGGCGGAAGTCAATACGTCGATCCGCCCGGGCTGGTTCTATCATGCGGAGGAAGACGACCGGGTGCGCGGCGCCGACGAACTGTTCCGGATTTACGTGAACGCGGTGGGCGGCAACGCGACGTTCCTGCTGAACGTCCCGCCGAATGCGCGGGGCGAGATCGCAGCGCCGGACCGGGCTGCGCTGCTTGGGCTGGGAGAGCGGATTGCCCGGCTCCAAGACGACTCGCTCATGCGCGGCGCCGCGTTTGCCGTCTCCGGCCGCGCCGGCGCGGAAGACGGGCTGCCGGCGGCGGTGGCGGATCTGTCGCCGTTATCCGCCGGTGCGGCCGTAGATGCGTCCGCCCGCGCAGCCGGCAGCGGGATTTTCCCATGGAAGCCGGCCGCCGGGGAGGCAGAGCCGTGGGTCGAATGGTCGCTGCCGCACGCGAAGTCGATCGACGCGGTATCGCTCGGCGAACATCTGCCGGCCGGGCAGCGGATCGAACAGTTCGAGATCCGGGCGTGGACGGAGACCGAACCGGATCTCGCGGAAGGGGCGGCACGCGACGAAGAGCGACCTGCGGGAACCTGGGTGACGGTCGCGCAGGGAAGCGTCGTCGGCTATCGCCGCATCGTCCGGTTCGCTCCGGTGCTTACCGCGAAGCTTCGCGTCGTCTTCACCGGCTATCGGGAATTCCCCACGCTGTCGCACGTTCAAGCGCACTCGCTTGAGGCAAACGAATGA
- a CDS encoding glycoside hydrolase, which translates to MEKEIIPITVDLSAEQQTFEGWGTSLAWWANVVGGWSTERRTEIVEKLYDAEKGLGLNIARYNIGGTKDEHDPYLHYGKAILSYQNEDRSWDWSRDARQRSVAQQIREIAEQPIFEAFSNSPPWWMTCSYDPHAEDGADGCTTGGLDGTGNLRVGSETEFADYLTETVKHFRDEWGVVFRTLAPFNEPVADWWKYRIARQEGAHIGPEQQQTVIRAVHAALAAKGLTETAISASDESLVRMALETWQDFAPEVKEYVAQVNTHTYPDPEHDPLPLRDAVSADGKRLWMSEVGYENGQHPTVDPQSMDGVMPLARGIARDLNDMRAEAWVYWQAVESDVSTWGLIFAPFEHNESEDYALYKQYYALGNYSRFIRPGSVILRSGGAGSVAAFDPSRRRLVLVTLNDSDTESVHYRYRIEGRDFAASASPIVVRAYRTTADENLAQLDPLHGDGDGFVAEAIPGSVTTYVIDL; encoded by the coding sequence GTGGAAAAGGAAATCATTCCGATCACGGTCGACCTGTCCGCGGAGCAGCAGACTTTCGAAGGTTGGGGGACGTCCCTCGCCTGGTGGGCCAACGTCGTCGGCGGCTGGAGTACAGAGCGCCGCACGGAAATCGTGGAGAAGCTGTACGACGCGGAAAAAGGGCTGGGCCTCAACATCGCGCGCTACAACATCGGCGGCACGAAGGACGAGCACGATCCGTACCTGCATTACGGCAAAGCGATTTTGTCGTATCAAAACGAAGACCGGTCGTGGGACTGGTCGCGCGACGCCCGCCAGCGCTCCGTAGCGCAGCAGATCCGGGAGATCGCGGAGCAGCCGATTTTCGAAGCTTTTTCCAACAGCCCGCCCTGGTGGATGACCTGTTCCTACGATCCGCATGCCGAAGACGGCGCGGACGGGTGCACGACGGGCGGCCTCGACGGAACCGGCAATTTGCGCGTCGGAAGCGAAACGGAATTCGCCGATTATCTGACGGAGACGGTCAAGCATTTCCGCGACGAATGGGGCGTTGTTTTCCGCACGCTGGCGCCTTTTAACGAACCGGTCGCCGATTGGTGGAAGTATCGGATCGCCCGGCAGGAAGGCGCCCATATCGGTCCGGAGCAGCAGCAGACGGTCATCCGGGCCGTACATGCCGCGCTTGCGGCGAAAGGCTTGACGGAGACGGCGATCAGCGCTTCCGACGAATCGCTCGTGCGGATGGCGCTGGAGACGTGGCAGGATTTCGCGCCTGAGGTCAAAGAGTATGTGGCGCAGGTCAATACGCACACGTACCCCGATCCCGAACACGATCCCCTTCCGCTCAGGGACGCGGTGTCCGCCGACGGCAAAAGGCTGTGGATGTCGGAAGTCGGCTACGAGAACGGGCAGCATCCGACCGTCGATCCGCAGTCGATGGACGGCGTAATGCCGCTTGCGCGCGGCATCGCGCGCGACTTGAACGACATGCGGGCCGAAGCGTGGGTCTACTGGCAGGCCGTCGAGAGCGACGTCAGCACGTGGGGTCTGATCTTTGCTCCGTTCGAGCACAACGAATCGGAAGATTACGCCCTGTACAAGCAGTATTACGCGCTCGGCAATTACAGCCGGTTTATTCGTCCGGGCAGCGTGATCCTGCGCAGCGGCGGCGCCGGTTCGGTCGCGGCGTTCGATCCTTCCCGGCGGCGCCTGGTCCTTGTCACGCTGAACGACAGCGACACGGAATCGGTGCATTACCGGTACCGGATCGAAGGCCGGGACTTCGCGGCTTCCGCTTCGCCGATCGTCGTCCGCGCCTACCGGACGACGGCGGACGAGAATCTGGCGCAGCTGGACCCTCTCCACGGAGACGGGGACGGATTTGTCGCCGAAGCGATTCCCGGCTCGGTGACGACTTACGTCATCGATCTCTAA
- a CDS encoding spore coat protein GerQ has protein sequence MEYLYSPVTYRISSGMTGRSGAGFRNPVARSGAPMIDASIPQTNYDQPNVMATLQNNLGRTGTFYIVPGTNAGAGVTSTSIQGRLEAAGSDHIVLSADFGQRMVVTLSSIDYVVFSDTTGYFYSGNEAFFAGQ, from the coding sequence ATGGAATACTTATATTCGCCGGTGACCTACCGGATTAGCAGCGGCATGACAGGCAGAAGCGGAGCGGGATTCCGGAACCCCGTGGCGAGATCGGGCGCACCGATGATTGACGCCTCCATTCCGCAGACCAATTACGATCAACCGAATGTGATGGCCACGCTGCAGAACAATCTGGGCCGCACAGGCACTTTCTACATCGTACCGGGCACAAATGCCGGAGCGGGAGTGACTTCGACTTCGATTCAAGGGCGGCTCGAAGCGGCAGGCAGCGACCACATCGTCCTGAGCGCGGACTTCGGCCAACGCATGGTCGTCACGCTCAGCAGCATCGATTATGTCGTCTTCAGCGACACGACGGGCTATTTCTATTCCGGCAACGAAGCTTTCTTTGCAGGCCAATAA
- a CDS encoding SDR family NAD(P)-dependent oxidoreductase, with product MDFESMTVIVTGAAQGIGRAVAKSYAEKGARVVLADTQEPEGAAAAAEIRSEGGEAIFVPCDVSQEADITHLMRETIEAFGQIDILINNAGFGIWKSPYELTVKEWDDVLNTNVRGTFLATREAALHMRKHGKGSVVNLCSTRAHMSEPNFEAYAASKGAILALTHSLAISLGDDGIRVNCVSPGWIETKEYDQLREEDHKQHPAGRVGTPDDVARACLYLTHPNNTFLTGTELVLDGGMTRKMIYAE from the coding sequence ATGGACTTTGAATCGATGACGGTGATCGTAACCGGCGCCGCCCAAGGAATCGGACGCGCCGTTGCCAAGAGTTACGCGGAAAAAGGAGCACGGGTCGTGCTTGCCGATACGCAGGAACCCGAAGGAGCGGCCGCAGCCGCCGAGATCCGTAGCGAAGGCGGAGAAGCGATCTTCGTGCCGTGCGACGTCTCGCAGGAAGCGGACATTACGCATCTGATGCGCGAGACGATCGAAGCGTTCGGGCAGATCGATATTCTGATCAACAACGCCGGATTCGGCATCTGGAAATCGCCGTACGAACTGACGGTCAAAGAATGGGACGACGTGCTGAATACGAACGTACGCGGAACGTTTCTCGCGACGCGGGAAGCGGCGCTGCATATGCGCAAGCACGGCAAAGGGTCCGTCGTCAATCTGTGCTCGACACGTGCCCATATGTCCGAACCGAACTTCGAAGCGTATGCCGCTTCCAAAGGCGCGATTCTGGCGCTCACGCATTCGCTCGCGATTTCGCTCGGCGACGACGGCATCCGGGTCAACTGCGTGAGTCCCGGCTGGATCGAGACCAAAGAATATGATCAACTGCGCGAAGAAGACCACAAGCAGCACCCGGCCGGCCGCGTAGGCACGCCGGATGACGTAGCCCGCGCCTGCCTGTATCTGACGCATCCGAACAACACATTCCTGACAGGAACCGAACTGGTGCTGGACGGCGGCATGACACGAAAAATGATTTACGCGGAATAG
- a CDS encoding LrgB family protein: MNHFLHDPLFGLTLTIGAYAIARGVHARLPWLHPILGSSAIILAVLALLRFPIADFQGEVDLLTALLGPATVALGVPIYKHRALIRQRMAAVLLSVLAGSVTGIVSAGLLVYITHGSREVLLSILPKSVSSPIGIEISRALGGTPELSVMFSVVTGVLGGVLGPAFLRRAGLRDPVYFGLAMGSAAHGFGTARSLQESETAGSFGALAMGLSGIVTSLLFVPIYIWLGQG; this comes from the coding sequence ATGAATCATTTTCTGCATGATCCTCTCTTCGGCCTGACATTGACGATCGGCGCCTACGCGATTGCCCGGGGCGTGCATGCCCGGCTGCCGTGGCTGCACCCGATTCTGGGCAGCAGCGCGATCATCCTGGCCGTGCTGGCGCTGCTGCGGTTCCCGATCGCCGACTTCCAGGGCGAAGTCGATCTGTTGACCGCGCTGCTCGGTCCGGCCACGGTCGCGCTGGGCGTGCCGATCTACAAGCACCGGGCGCTGATCCGGCAGCGGATGGCCGCGGTGCTGCTGTCCGTGTTGGCGGGATCGGTGACCGGGATCGTCAGCGCCGGCCTGCTCGTGTACATCACGCATGGCTCGCGCGAGGTGCTGCTGAGCATTTTGCCGAAATCGGTCAGTTCGCCGATCGGCATTGAAATCTCGCGTGCGCTCGGGGGCACGCCGGAGCTGTCGGTCATGTTCAGCGTCGTGACGGGCGTGCTGGGCGGCGTGCTCGGTCCGGCTTTCCTGCGCCGGGCCGGGCTGCGCGATCCTGTCTATTTCGGGCTGGCGATGGGCAGCGCCGCGCACGGTTTCGGAACGGCGCGAAGCTTGCAGGAGTCGGAGACGGCGGGCAGCTTCGGCGCGCTGGCGATGGGGCTGTCCGGCATCGTCACTTCGCTGCTGTTCGTGCCGATCTATATCTGGCTCGGGCAGGGCTGA